ctaatttcagggccagaacAATGAAAACACTaggcttaaaaaataaaatgaaatagattttaaaaGGTAATATTCTGAATGaaatgtttactcaggttacctcTAAAGGTATACGATTATTACAGGTCcagacacatttttttttaaacattacaaactgcacctttaaaaaaagaaagaaagaaacaccaaaaataataataataataataataataataataataatgataataataataattcccacAAAATAATGGCCAAGATAGTCTTTATCAATCCTTACATGATTCGAACCTTCACCCCAAAGGCATTTTAATCAATGCTAAATTTACTTTAAGCTACAGTTCGACATTCATTTAGACGTAAACGCTCATGCATATGCACGTTTGAAATTTTGTGAGCGATGAACAATGGAGAGTGTATTACTCAATTCCTCACTTCGCACCCACGCGATTAAGGCTTTTCGTAAATCCCATTTCTGAAttgatttaaagcaaaaaaaaacaaccacccaTTTACGAAAGGATGCGCGGGTACAATCCCGCCCGAACACGTGATGATATTTCATCAGCATATCATGCGCTgactattttttatatttcataaatgtacacacatttaCTCGGAAACAGGGAACGCAAAAATGCAGCGTTTGGTTTGCAGTGACGCATCGCTGAACCGCTTCACAAATGCttattgttacacacacacacacacacacatatatatatatatatatgtatatgagtgTAAAGTTACAGTCGAAAGTAACCTTGGCGTGTCTCTATCTGCGATGATGAAGAGTTTAGTGAGTTTCGTGGCAAAAATCAAGTGCAAAACATtccgaaaaaaagaaaacgtatGCGGTCGACGGTGCTTTGTGAGACGATGGCTGACGCACTGAACTCACGCCAGTAGGCGTCTAATAAACCTTAGCTAGCGTGATAAATATCTAACGTAGGACCAGGTGTCACAGAGGCGGAGTATGTCGGCGTACAACCCTGTCGCGGTCATTCAGCTGTCAGAAAAACAATCgcaatgaatgaattaatgatatTTTCTGTTGAATTTACGCCACTTGTTATAGACGTGTACATATACGTGTAATAACGCATGGCACACGCAGCTCATTAACAGTCCTGGAGACGAACGACTTCATTCGTAAATTGTTCATAGGTGCATTTACACAAAAATCCAATTATtccgaagaaaaaaaaaaccctttcgtATCCTACGTTTGTGTATATATTCCGTTTAAAGGAAATAGATAAAACCTTAAAACCGCCGATGAGATTTGtttctgagattttaaatatttatggcCCACGCTGTCGAGTTTAAATGGACCTCACTCGCACGTCAGCTGAACCAGACGCTTTCGTTTGACGTCGATGATCTGAAAGATCCGTAAATGaagacgggaaaaaaaaaaaacggactaGGCATTCCGTTAGAagaaaagtaatggcaccctagaaaagaaaagaaggcgGTGTTTACGCGCGTCTGTAGTAGCCGACTAGCCGCATTGGCCGAGCCGCGGATTCGGAAGACGCAGCTCACGCCGCACTTCCGTCACGTGCTCTCAGCGTTTAATCGCCGTTTTGTCGTTTTCAGCTCTCCGTGAGctttgtgggtgtggctaatCGTACAACACGACGCGTTCGACTTTCCTCATAACTGTTCGTTCGCAGGTTGGAATgacgccattttttttttaccacatatgaagtgtgtgtgtgtgtgtgtgggggggggggggggggggggggatggacGCCTCCtcgttttgtcttttgttagcaacaagctagcgagctaactgtgatgagtgacgTATACGCTATACCGAGTCAGTGTTACAGCTTTAACAGACGAACATGTCTGTATGTCGATGGATCTAAAGCTAACGCTTGTAAATAGAGTCCCAGTCCCGGCAGGATTTAATGAGTTCGCGAGCGcagaaatgaactcaaaacCAAGCAAACGCTACGGTATTCGGAGGAGCGTGCGATTTTCCAAAATCAGCGCAGGTTTTCCGCAGGTCCGGGCCGAGACGCGCCGTCCGGCGTCTGacgccctcttcgattcacgtgtacAGCTAAACGGTCTgatttaccgacaaacatcgcTGTGAAAGACCGTACAAAACAGTTACGTGCGATCCGAGTagttttccaccaaaaaaaaaaacaaaaagcacgaAAATAACTccgcaaattttttttttaaaagccgcAGCGAAATCGATCAcactaaaaaatttaaatcctggttgttgttgttgttgttgtttttttttgtgggtttttttttttttgctaaatcctgtatggaattgaaaaacagagaaaaacaaatgGTAATTATTGAATAAAAACGGACATGGAGGGATTTCcatagcaaacacacacacacacacacacacagcaacagtTCCGTCGAAATCCATACAGCTTATATACCTCACGTATAGATCCTTATTGCGGTTATCTGAAACGTGAGCGGGAACAGGGAACAGGACAGACGTACACACTGTACATCGTTTTCTTTCCCCATCGGAACAGATATAATGTGGAACTCTTCACACAGAAAGCTATCATGGCTAACACTGAGGCTGTGAGCGACGGCGTATATAACACACTCCTCCTTTCTCCGGCGTAATGACAGCGGGTACGCAGCGCGGCAGAAAGGAAGtgcgtgtatgtatatgtatatatatatttatatatatagttcacTCTTTCTCTCGTCTCTGCATGTACGTCGACCGATTGAGGAGACATTCCTCGTTTCTCTCCGCTCTCAGTTCACTCGGGGGCGTAACGAGGGTGGTGGGGTCGGCTGTGTCGATGGAGGTGGTGGTTATTAGAACAAGCgggcttttttcttcaggtcGTTTTTCTTCCACAGAGCCAAGCGGTCGAACTGTGCGATGGTCATCCCGAACACCTGGAAGAACTCGTCCGGAGACAGGTGCCTCTGAAagagagccaaaaaaaaacatttataacgCTCACGTCTCAAACGTTCAGGGTAACATCGACAGGTCAGTGAGTGGGCGTGGCTTGTccgattattttattttatcgtACTTGAAAATTTTTTTGATTTGAGTTGTgaatatatcaaataaaatgtcgctcgctgttgttgttgttgttgttgttgttgtggtgagTGGAGACGGCAATATGgccgacaaaaaaaaaaaaattaagaaaacacCGAATTTTACAACAAACATTCATAATAGGAAGTGGAAATCATTCTGGTCCCGGGAGGctggattgatttatttatttatttatttatttatttatttaaaggtggGGGTAAACGAATAACGGTTAATCCTATTTGCTCTGAGTTTATCAACAGATTCTTGTGTTACGTGTAGACTGCCACCTAGTGTCCGGATGTCCCAAGTGTTTCGTTAATACCGATCGGCCAGCCTGTGAGCCAGCGAGTGAAAATTCCTCTTCAAGGCCATACATTCTTTccaaacatacattttttaatcCGTTCgtattgttattttatatagttaAATATTGTGTTTccaatttaaaatgaataatctGATGtcatgctataaaaaaaaaagacgcatTAGTAGTGCAGGTGAACGTTTCTCAAAATGtgaacaactttaaaaaaaaacgttttttatAGAAGAAATTTGATATTCGTGATAATCCCGCAATTttgggaaggaaaaaaaaaaaaaaaacgttcatatcctactcgtgctcctgagtgtgagTAAATTTACACCCGAGAGGACTGGCTAAGCCGTCCCGCCAGGGATTCTCCCCAGTATTCAAggcgcaatattcggaggagctcgcgggtaaatttttcaaaaattaccGCGGATTTTCCGCTGatccgggccgagacgcgttCGATCGAAGCCGTCTTCGATTCGAGTGCGTCAGACGTGAGTGCGGCTACAGCGTCTCGTTCACCGACGGACGTCGCTGTGAAAGaccgcgcaaaacaatttcgcAAGGTGCGATTTTCGATTCGATTCGAGTGAAAATAGATCACGGAATGAAAACCGCAACAATcgcacaaagaaaaaaaaaaagctacaaaaTTCGGTGAAAATCACTCATTGATCTCGGTCTTTTCTGTAGAAGTGCCTCTAGATCCTGAGCTTCTCGGGCGCCGTTACGCTGCTACATCATTTTTAACGGTATAGAAGCGAGTCAGGATAACCTCCACTTCTGCCTCGTGTCCTATCGTTCATTTCGTGCTCCCTTTTagggagttttgtgggcgtggctaaacgTAAGCGTCTGGGGAACACGCCTTTCTGAGCCTTCTGTAAATCCTGAGGAGATATTTAGATAAACAACGTTAGTAAATAATTGATCAGTGAGGCTCAATTTTTAacggagattttttttttctcgttcaTCCGTTCGTTCAGGAAGCGTTCCGTTCGCACTGCTGCAGCCCGGGTATCGAATGACCCACATGCCGGTACCCGTGCACACCCGGCGGGACCTAACTCGGCTCCGACGTAGAGAGCAGATTTTTTTACTTACAGCATCTGCATGCAGTGAATTTCGCCCTGGATTCGAGAGTGGAACAGATGACATATCGCTCGATGATGACGGTTACAGCGCTCTGTCCACAGAACTCGACTCATAACTTACTGCAGACGTCCAGGGcctttgtgtgtgggtgtgtgtgtgtgtgtgggtgtgtgtgtgagtggtttTATAGCTTTATGTCTCCATAACAATGATATTTGGGGACATTTGGCCGGTCcacataaaaaaatgaaagatcCAGAAAggcatgatttttatttaactaGAGTAATGCACAAGATGTAAAaccaacgtgtgtgtgtgtgtgtgtgtgtgtgtgtgtgtgtgtgtgtgtaagggagtgtagAACACTGCGTTTGAATATGTTACAGAATGTGAACTGGATTCGACGCAGAAGTTCAGCCCGGTCCAGGCCGCAGGAGGTAGAATAACAGACGCGTGTGGTTCTGATGGACCGCTAGAAAGATGAAACTTTCATCATTCTCGTCAGGGTGTTGTCAGCGTTTCTCCAGAGAGGCTGACGGTATTCCCTCTCgcaagaaaaacaaacccatttcctgtcctacacacacacacaccgattaCTCTACACTAAAAACAGAGCTGATACCCTGACAGCTCCATAATTCAGTCCTGAAAGCCTCacgtgacctctgacctcccACTGATGTTGCGCTGTCACAACAGTTTGACTCCTAGTCactactcccccccccccccccccccccccccccaccccaccccccaccaccTGTCTGCGATCGGTCCCGCGTTTCGCGTCACGGCGTCGGCTCGGCTCACGGCTTCCCTTACACGAGTTTAAAGTTTACTTAGGACTGCGTGTTTGGCGGtggttttccttttgtttgtcGATGGATCGCTGGTCTTCGGTACGTCCTGTAGAGAAACGAGGAAACTGCAGGAGATGTCATGGGTAACTGACGCGTCGGAACACGAACGTCTGGTACGATCGGGACGTTTCCAGAATAAACACGTGCGTGAGTGTGAATCGCGTTTGAACTCCCTGAAGTATGTTATGACAGCTCTGAACGCTTATTCGAAGGTGGTTAGcataacacacatacagtacagagcagctaatatatatatatatatatatatatatatatatatatatatacagtacgtgTCAAATAATGCAGTAAGTGAGCTATAATGATCAATGTTCCACCCCAGTCGTCCAATTAACGTGTCCTGTAATTTGTTTAATCATGTCTTATTGGCTATCAGCTGCGACGCTGAGAAACAGGATGAACCAATCAGGATCATGTATTTTTCCCGTGCTCAGGGATACGGAGGAAGTGAAAGAGGTTTACTACATTAGGAGAAAACTAAGAGAGAACTAGATCTCTCCCTACCCCATCTTACTTCAATCATATTCACtggatcaaaaaaaaaaatacaaaaaaaatctgatttcatGTTCTTGTTATTTCCAAAGCTTATCAGAACGATGTACTCGAACCGGTacgggaaaagaaaaaaaaaaaaaacacagttatCGCTCCGTTTTTTGCTTATTTATGACGTCATGTAGAGGTTAGTTTCATTTATtcgttttgattttttttcctcatgtgtGTCAAAATGTAGCCCCTCCTCTTACTCTCCAAATAATCTGACCCCTCCCTCTCCGGGACGTTTGCGAAACAAACGCCGTCAGCGGCGCTGGAGAGGAAGGGGTCGGATTGCGGGGAGGGAGAGTAAGAGGGGCGTGGCTCTACTGGAATGTAGCAAATTTATTGTAATGTTGCTATTATTTATGAAACCAAACCCTTGACCGCAATAGTCTACGGTCTCTGAtcaaaaagaagggaaaaacaTCGACGCTGTCGGTCGACGTGGGTGAGTGGCAAATCAACGTTTTTATTTAAGTTTGCATTAAGAACCaccgttatgtttggagaaaggaaaacaccgcattccagcataagaacgtCATCCGatctgtgaaacacggtggcggtagtgtcatggtttgggtctgttttgctgcaggACGACTCGCCGTCATTGTTGGGACGATGAATTCTATATTATACCGGCGAATTCTAcgggaaaatatcaggacatctgtccgtgaactgCATCTCAAGAAAGTGGGTCCTGCAGCGAGACAAGGATCCTAAACGCACAAGTCGCTCTACTAAAGAACGGCTAAAGAAGAAtgaagtgaatgttttggaacggccgagtcaaagtcctgaccgtaatccagtagaaatgtcgtggaaggacctgaagcgagcGGGGCATAGACGAAAGGTTTGAAAGTAAGCTCGTTTGGGGAATTTTCGCGAATTTGCCTTCACGTAGAAGAACTCCTTTTGAACCGTGGACTGTCTGCGCAATTCCGTACCTCACCTTGTGCGCACAGCTTTGCAAAAGTGCAGGAGCTTGGTTGCTTTGcaggaaaacaaacaggaaacaggaaggaaacaggaaacaggaagtaatatGAGAAGATGAAGCAGTCGTGTTACTCGGTGTGCAGCGCTGAGAGGGCATAGCTTCAACATCTGATGCTGACTGTGACCAGGCACCAGGGGGCGGAGCGGTCCACGGGATCAGGGATCGGTTCTTCCGGGAAATTTCCGGGAAATTTCCAGAAACACTAACTACATATATCCAAACGCTTTAGTATATTCTAACCTGCTTATATTCTTTCAGAGCCCAGTAAGACCAACTGCCTGTGAAAGGGTTGAGGGTGAGAGGGTTTAACAGGAACAGTACCTCTAGCCTGGTGCGGTCCACATCACGCGGAAGCTTCACCCTGACTCTGTGCGTCACAGCCAGCATGTCATACGGGTACACCtagaaacacacgcacacactgtactgtactgtactgtttaaCAACTCTTATATCAACGCTGTAACATGCATTAAAATCAATCTAATGCTACAACGGAAATCAAACTCACCTTGTACTCTGAGGAAGATAGAGGAGGATCAAGTcaggacaaacacacacacacacacacacacagataaaagcTTGTCAATctggtgctaacttgccatcgggagaaatttagggttcagtgtcttgcccaaggacacttcggaatgtggagtcacgtgggccgggaatcgacccgccaaccctacgattagtggacgacccgctctaccacccgatccacagccgcccacctattatatattatactgtacCTCTCATCGCCCCCCAGTTGGAGTCGTGCTCATCCTCTCCAAGATCAGCCGCCTAGAAAGGgcagacagaaaagaaaaataaaagtcatGAAAACCATCTCCCAGAGGTTCCTCTTTCATTTcctgaggtcaaaggtcacggATTAATGTAAACACAGGCTTTACCGTCTGACTGGCGAGCCGTTATTTCAGCTCCATCGCTAGTTTTCGCTCAACTTCAAACTGCCCGGTTAAGAAATAACCGTGTGAGACAGGACACTGAAATGGACCGTGGGTGCTAAAACTTTCCAAAAGACTGGCTTTCTCAATCCTGAACCTTTGGTACaggtgcacaaaaaaaaaaaaaatgtaatgtttaaaagGAAGGACAAGCCTACAGTAGGATCCGGCTCGAAATGTTATGAGAGAAATGCATGGGattaaatttgagaaaatgtccgggattctGCTTTAGTCTCGTTATGATGTGTTTACGCTCTAATGCTGCATCACGTCTGCGCATATTTGCATCGCTTCAACCCCTCTCTGAAATTCCCGCTGTAGGAGTACAGATTTAACATCACGGTAACTGAAGCTATCACCTTTTGTCTGTGACGGCTCTTGGTGCACCTGTTCCATTCCTTACATTGGTGGCCATTGTTCATGATCATCACCACCTGTGTTCAGTGTAAATGCAATGCCCCAGGTGTGGACTTTTCTTTATCTCTATGATCATGAAGCTGTATattctgtatacacacacactaccggtcaaaagtttagacactcgTTCTTTATTAGTATCATctccccacattttagaataataataaagtcatcaaaactctggagtaacacggATGGAacgatgggaattatgttgtgataaaaaaaatgccaaataaatcgaaaaaatttaatatttaggcgtcttcaaagtagacgctctttttgtctagaatttccagaaatgtattcttggcgttttctcgagcgGTTTCTTGAGGGGTTTCCcggagatgatttttaaaccgGATTAAAGGAGtccacaccgacgccggactcttaccGGCTGCTTTCCGGaaaatatttcgctccgagtcgtccgtttaaacaaataattttgtaaataaaattttagtctaatgaaagaaatgacgACGTCTGcgcgattatatttttgtctacgacaccgatttcacacgtttactCGCaaaccttcagatcaaaagctttttaacatcatgaatatatattatatatatatatatatatatatacacacacacaaatacaaagaGTAATGCTTAATTATGTCAAAGTAGCAAGATTAGATAATAGAATTAAAATGTATACAGCATaagaattttaattatatttattcacatttattattattttattttttcgtATTATTTTGTTTCCTTCCTATTTGATGCGTGATGCTTCACTCTCCaggccagtaggtggcggtaatacCACACAAGTCGGTCTGTCCTCCGCCGTAAAATCGTACTAGAGGAAGAAACAGCAGCcggaagaggagaagaagaagaaggagctCCAGCTCCAGCAGCGGGAAGCTTCAACGCTCTAGCTGAGCGGCTCCTGTGTGCAGGTTGTAGTTAATGGCCGGTTCTGAAGGGAAAGATGGCGAAAGCGAGCAGCAGAACAGTAAACTCGCTCCAGGGGAAGATGGAGGAATGTGTTCGGCGTGAAAGCGACGAGTCCGGGGAGGAGGTTTCCGAAGTAAACAGTGATGAATGCGATATTGACTCCGAGGCAGAGGCCATGTTTCTGGAGGAAGACATTATTCTCGACGGGTAAGTATTCTCTTCTGTTCTATAAACACATCCGTGTATATTCCGACATAAATAAGCTCTAGTTTTAAAAGAATTATGAATATACATCGTGTACGTTCGGCTTTTGTCGTGTGTCTCGCGCGCGCGCTCGCTCTATGGGCATGGTATAGATTTTCAACATTACTAAATCATACAGTAATtagagtaaacacacacacacacacacactataaatatatatataagaatataagtTGTGTTGAGGTGTCACTACTGACCTCtggggaaagtgtgtgtgtgtgtgtgtgtgtgtgtgtgtgtgtgtgtgtgtgtgtgtgcgcgctgaGATGTGAGGAAGCtagctgtaaaaataaataaataaatagttttgtCTAGCTCTGTAAATGGCGGTTGTTTTCTCCGTTCCAGTCAATCATCCGATGTGGACTCGGACGTGGAGCGGAAGCCGGATACTTCTTCACCACTCAACAAGCGTCCACGTAGAGCGGAGCAGCGGGACCGCACGTCGTCGGGAGACAAGTCCCGTCCCCGGACTCCTCCGAGAGGTTCCGCCGGCAGGAGAAGAACGAGGAGTAaagggaaagcgagagagaaaaggaaaggcgGCGGCACGTCCGGGGAGAGATGGAACGACGTCGACGTTCCGGACGTCACGCCGCAGCAGCCCACCTTCAGACCCGCCAATTCACCAGGACCCCAGCTCATACGTACAGCCATGTACACCGCCATGGAGCTTTTCCAGCTCTTCTTTAGCACCTCTGTTTTACACAGAATCATTCAGAACACGAACGACTTCGGCTCGAGTCGCGGCTCGACCCTCGCCAGCCCGTGGACGGATCTGACGCTGGAGGAAATGTTTTCCTTCATGTCCGTGCTCATCTACATGGGTATAGTAAAATGCTCCTCCTTTACCGATTACTGGCGAGGGGGTAAACTCTACAGCTTGCCGTTCCCAAAGCAGGTAATGACCGGGAAGAGGTTCCTCACAATCTGCCAGACCTTCCATCTCAGTAGCGTTGCAGACGACGCTGCCAACGAGGAAAAGAGAGGCACGGCAGCCTTCGATCGTCTCTGCAAGATAAAGCCGCTCTACCAGGAGATCAGGGACGCCTGCAAAACGAACTATCACCCGGGACAGGACATCTCCATCGACGAGAGGATGGTCGCCTCTAAAGCCCGCATCGGGATCAAACAGTACATGAAGAACAAGCCCGTTCGCTGGGGATATAAACTCTTCGTTCTGGCGGACTCCAGGAACGGTTACACCTGGGATTTTTTTATCTACGAGGGAAAGCCCAAGGCAGACAGTGGCAAGGGGTTCGCTTATGACGTGGTCATGGAGCTGATCGACACGCGCTCGCTGGGCAGCGGATACAAGCTCTTCGTCGACGCTTTCTACACGAGTCCTACGCTTTTCCGCGACCTCCTTCGGAAGAAGATCTGGTCGTGCGGAACCGTCCGGGCGACCAGTTCCGGATTCCCGAAAGGGAAAGACAACGGTCTGGACTCGAAATCTCCCCGTGGCGCCATACGCTGGATCAGGAAGGACTCCCTTCTCTTTCTCCAGTGGAGAGACGCGAGGGACGTCTCCCTGTGTTCGACACTGCACGCGGCGCACGGGAAGGACACGGTGCAAAGGAGGGCCAAAGGTCCAGACGGGCGCTGGGCGGTGAAGGACATCCCGATTCCTCCAGTGGTGAAGGAGTACAACCAGTACGCACTACATTTCCATTCATGTGGGAAATTTATTTGGAAATATACATACACCCGTACACACGACTAGGTTGTACGCTCTTTTTAATATTGAAATGTAATTGTAATCTGTCCGAACAGGTGCACGGGTGGAGTGGACCTCTCGGACGCCCTGATGGGGTACTATAGAATCCTCCACAAGACCCAGAAGTGGTACAAGACGTTCTTTTATCATTTCATGGACATCGCGATCGTGAACGCCTTCATCCTCCACAAAGAACTGGCGAAAGGTAAAGGAGAGGTACCGATGCACCAGAAGGCGTTCAGAGAGACCCTTGCTGAGGAGCTGGCGGAGTTCGGGTGTCGCCCTACAGGCAGACCCGTGTGTCCCGTTCCATCCAGAGCGCATCACAGGCCGGTGCACATCAGTGGAGACAGCACCGCTGGCCGGCTGAAGTGCAGACACTGCCACGCAAAGACGCCGGTCAAGTGCTCGTCCTGCGAGGTGCCGTTGTGCTTCGTCCCCAGTCGTGACTGCTACAACGACTGGCACGCTGCCAAAAACCTATAAAACTGGAAGTAAATATGCTGCGAAAGAAAAACGTATGTAAATAGCTAAATAAACCGCTTTACTTTTCCATAACACTCGTTCGTttggatgcttttttttttttttttttttttttaaactgacgaTCGCTCTAAGCGCTCCCTTTCGTTAGCGCT
This is a stretch of genomic DNA from Ictalurus punctatus breed USDA103 chromosome 13, Coco_2.0, whole genome shotgun sequence. It encodes these proteins:
- the LOC108273902 gene encoding piggyBac transposable element-derived protein 4, translating into MAKASSRTVNSLQGKMEECVRRESDESGEEVSEVNSDECDIDSEAEAMFLEEDIILDGQSSDVDSDVERKPDTSSPLNKRPRRAEQRDRTSSGDKSRPRTPPRGSAGRRRTRSKGKAREKRKGGGTSGERWNDVDVPDVTPQQPTFRPANSPGPQLIRTAMYTAMELFQLFFSTSVLHRIIQNTNDFGSSRGSTLASPWTDLTLEEMFSFMSVLIYMGIVKCSSFTDYWRGGKLYSLPFPKQVMTGKRFLTICQTFHLSSVADDAANEEKRGTAAFDRLCKIKPLYQEIRDACKTNYHPGQDISIDERMVASKARIGIKQYMKNKPVRWGYKLFVLADSRNGYTWDFFIYEGKPKADSGKGFAYDVVMELIDTRSLGSGYKLFVDAFYTSPTLFRDLLRKKIWSCGTVRATSSGFPKGKDNGLDSKSPRGAIRWIRKDSLLFLQWRDARDVSLCSTLHAAHGKDTVQRRAKGPDGRWAVKDIPIPPVVKEYNQCTGGVDLSDALMGYYRILHKTQKWYKTFFYHFMDIAIVNAFILHKELAKGKGEVPMHQKAFRETLAEELAEFGCRPTGRPVCPVPSRAHHRPVHISGDSTAGRLKCRHCHAKTPVKCSSCEVPLCFVPSRDCYNDWHAAKNL